One Longimicrobium sp. DNA segment encodes these proteins:
- a CDS encoding alpha/beta hydrolase: protein MDVLSRNNVKVFGRGTQPMLFAHGFGCDQNMWRYVTPAFEDDYRIVLFDYVGSGQSDLAAYDANRYSTLEGYAQDVLEVCQALDLRDVVLVGHSVSSMVAVLAANQEPDRFARLVLIGPSPRYVNEAPDYVGGFERADIEGLLEMMDRNYIGWASFLAPAIIKNADRPELGEELTASFCSTDPKIARRFAEATFFADNRDDLRRVRIPALVMQCTDDMIAPPEVGEYVHRSMPGSTLRVMKATGHCPHMSHPEETVELIRDYLQAQPA, encoded by the coding sequence ATGGACGTCCTTTCGCGCAACAACGTCAAGGTATTCGGCCGCGGCACGCAGCCCATGCTGTTCGCGCACGGCTTCGGGTGCGACCAGAACATGTGGCGCTACGTGACGCCCGCCTTCGAAGACGATTACCGCATCGTCCTCTTCGATTACGTGGGCTCCGGCCAGAGCGACCTGGCGGCGTACGACGCGAACCGCTACTCCACGCTGGAAGGCTACGCGCAGGACGTGCTGGAAGTCTGCCAGGCGCTCGACCTGCGCGACGTGGTGCTGGTGGGGCACTCGGTGAGCAGCATGGTGGCGGTGCTGGCCGCCAACCAAGAGCCGGACCGCTTCGCCAGGCTCGTCCTGATCGGCCCGTCGCCGCGCTACGTGAACGAGGCGCCGGACTACGTGGGCGGCTTCGAGCGCGCGGACATCGAGGGGCTGCTGGAGATGATGGACCGCAACTACATCGGGTGGGCATCGTTCCTGGCGCCGGCCATCATCAAGAACGCCGACCGGCCGGAGCTGGGCGAGGAGCTGACCGCGAGCTTCTGCTCCACCGATCCCAAGATCGCGCGGCGCTTCGCCGAGGCCACCTTCTTCGCGGACAACCGCGACGACCTGCGGCGCGTGCGCATCCCCGCGCTGGTGATGCAGTGCACGGACGACATGATCGCGCCGCCCGAGGTGGGTGAGTACGTGCACCGCAGCATGCCGGGGAGCACGCTGCGCGTGATGAAGGCCACCGGCCACTGCCCGCACATGAGCCATCCGGAGGAGACGGTGGAGCTGATTCGCGATTACCTGCAGGCCCAGCCGGCTTGA